Proteins co-encoded in one Phalacrocorax carbo chromosome 5, bPhaCar2.1, whole genome shotgun sequence genomic window:
- the LOC104050934 gene encoding myosin-M heavy chain isoform X3 encodes MSMATEAWEDKPSNETSSDTPPAGNTPSPGCRRSSSDIVHESMDGAKAQRECRLRPHFSDPMPTDSVKRKQLELKIAAAARQHAQKRRQERDYGPVVAKANLGHGGSFDETRRTPRGSLRSRHHWSNVSSLSTDSGIVGVNDVRDDLDPSEATRTKSADVERADSGIGQMPARKWRNRASETLSSLQAWEAHRPCTDCGERDLPVETDVQNCNQRRADLCEKCHKRRTERKESVLEFVNTEASYGEDLRIIKEEFYLPMQAAGLLSQEQLLGIFSNIQELIDLNENFLEVLQEEIDQAFDQGDDDLMTVCIGEIFLEFVNMLPAFQTYCLQQSSSVNMLNTLEKEKELLRIFLNVSQNDNTALRRMNLRSFLMAPLQRVTKYPLLLSRIIKATTEYHPDHGSLREAKSRIESHLEHINMKTKQEGNTWTLRSFRQDSKKKREVINIEMRETALKTVGWLREETRFVMEGSLQLAQPPDGQWVKKGSKTLKFQNMQVLLLVNMKRVSESSLESAEPGPVKDAVLVLIRDKNNGKFHLLREPLRLSNCIVSTDPDCDDTFELIEIRREAFVFRDSDRARTHHWFRQIRRYSRELGSWKKRRNALPNIMISTPHTRP; translated from the exons ACCCCCAGTCCTGGCTGCCGCCGATCCAGCTCTGACATCGTCCATGAGAGCATGGATGGTGCCAAGGCCCAGCGGGAGTGCCGGCTGCGGCCGCACTTCAGTGACCCTATGCCGACAGACTCAGTGAAGAggaagcagctggagctgaagaTTGCAGCCGCAGCACGGCAGCATGCACAGAAGCGCCGGCAGGAGCGAGACTATG GTCCAGTGGTAGCAAAAGCCAACCTTGGCCATGGTGGCAGCTTTGATGAGACCCGCCGCACCCCACGTGGCTCCCTCCGCTCCAGACATCACTGGAGCAATGTCAGCAGCCTTAGCACAGACAGCGGGATTGTTGGCGTGAATGATGTCCGGGATGACCTGGATCCCAGTGAGGCCACCCGGACCAAGTCAGCAGATGTGGAGAGGGCAGACAGTGGCATTGGCCAGATGCCAGCCAGAAAGTGGAGGAACAGGGCATCTGAAACGCTGAGCTCCCTGCAGGCCTGGGAAGCCCACCGTCCCTGCACCGACTGTGGCGAAAGGGACCTCCCAGTGGAGACGGATGTTCAGAACTGCAATCAGAGGCGGGCTGACCTCTGCGAGAAGTGCCACAAGCGCAGGACAGAGCGCAAGGAGTCTGTGCTGGAGTTTGTCAACACAGAGGCCAGCTACGGAGAGGACCTGCGCATCATCAAAGAGGAGTTCTACCTCCccatgcaggcagctgggctgctgagccaggagcagctcctgggCATCTTCAGCAACATCCAGGAGCTCATCGACCTCAACGAGAACTTCCTGGAGGTACTCCAGGAAGAAATCGATCAGGCCTTTGACCAG GGTGATGACGACCTGATGACCGTGTGCATCGGTGAAATATTTCTAGAGTTCGTCAACATGCTGCCAGCCTTTCAGACCTACTGTCTTCAGCAGTCCTCCTCTGTGAACATGCTCAACACgctggagaaggagaaagagttGCTCAG AATATTCCTCAATGTCTCCCAGAACGACAACACAGCACTGCGGCGAATGAACTTGAGGTCCTTCCTGATGGCCCCTTTGCAAAGAGTCACCAAGTACccgctgctgctcagcagaatCATCAAGGCCACCACCGAGTACCACCCAGATCATGGCAGCCTGCGGGAGGCCAAGAGCCGCATCGAGTCCCACCTGGAGCACATCAACATGAAAACCAAGCAGGAGGGGAACACATGGACCCTCCGCTCCTTTCGCCAGGACAGCAAGAAGAAGAGGGAAGTCATCAACATAGAGATGAGAGAAACTGCCCTCAAAACTGTAGGTTGGCTGCGGGAGGAAACTCGATTTGTGATGGAGGGGTCTCTGCAGCTGGCCCAGCCCCCCGATGGCCAGTGGGTGAAGAAAGGTAGCAAGACCCTGAAGTTCCAGAACATGCAGGTCCTCCTCCTGGTGAACATGAAGCGTGTGTCTGAATCCAGTCTGGAATCAGCCGAGCCAGGGCCGGTGAAGGACGCCGTGCTGGTACTCATCAGGGACAAAAATAACGGGAAGTTCCATTTGCTCAGGGAGCCCTTGAGGCTGAGTAATTGCATCGTCTCCACTGATCCTGACTGCGATGATACTTTTGAACTCATTGAGATCAGGCGGGAGGCGTTTGTGTTCCGGGACAGCGACCGGGCACGGACTCACCACTGGTTCAGGCAGATCAGGCGGTACTCGAGGGAGCTGGGCTCCTGGAAGAAACGTCGGAACGCACTGCCCAACATCATGATCAGCACCCCTCACACCAGGCCCTGA